One genomic segment of Choristoneura fumiferana chromosome Z, NRCan_CFum_1, whole genome shotgun sequence includes these proteins:
- the bel gene encoding ATP-dependent RNA helicase bel isoform X2, whose protein sequence is MSNVTNQNGTGLEQQLAGLDLQHQAPKSANPYIPPPLRRQLQPNASHGRDSGYQNGDSDRWAENDRWGDRGRGGGGGSGGGSAGGSGGGSGGGRERGMERDIRRDEDYNEPPPPRNDRWKEPEPRSDDRGNSRWASDDVRRTSSRRDENDWTIPLPRDERQELELFGTGNTGINFSKYEDIPVEASGDRVPDFITSFEDVNLTEITRANISHARYDKPTPVQKYAIPIVLAHRDLMACAQTGSGKTAAFLVPILNQMYEAGPVKHTGPYNRRKQYPLGLVLAPTRELATQIFDEARKFAYRSRVRPCVVYGGSPIHEQFRELERGCHLLVATPGRLVDMLARGRVALDHCRHLVLDEADRMLDMGFEPQIRKIVEYHTMPKTGERQTLMFSATFPKQIQVLAQDFLSNYVFLAVGRVGSTSENITQKVVWVEESQKRSFLLDLLNASNLLKNSRPEEDQLTLVFVETKKGADQLEEYLDNDGYPVTSIHGDRTQREREEALRRFRTGQTPILVATAVAARGLDIPHVRHVINFDLPSDVEEYVHRIGRTGRMGNLGVATSFFNDSNRGLARDLVELLVEAKQDVPNWLTSTAADGRLGGGGRRAGSRSGGGGGGGGRFNSGSGSGFGARDFRTQSRQPPRSAGPSSIGSGFAYGGGGGSYGGNYGGSYGGGGGGGSSGGQDWWGDS, encoded by the exons CTTGCTGGTCTGGACTTGCAGCACCAAGCTCCTAAGAGTGCTAACCCCTACATCCCCCCGCCTCTGCGTCGGCAGTTGCAGCCTAACGCTTCACACG GTCGCGATTCAGGATATCAGAATGGCGACTCAGATCGCTGGGCTGAGAACGACAGATGGGGGGACCGCGGGCGCGGAGGCGGTGGCGGCAGCGGAGGCGGTAGCGcaggcggcagcggcggcggcagcggcggcgggcgcgagcGCGGCATGGAGCGGGACATCCGCCGTGACGAAGACTACAacgagccgccgccgccgcgcaacGACCGCTGGAAGGAGCCCGAGCCACGCTCGGACGACCGCGGCAACTCGCGCTGGGCCTCCGACGACGTCCGCCGCACGAGCTCTCGCAGGGACGAG AATGACTGGACGATCCCGCTACCTCGCGACGAGCGGCAGGAGCTGGAGTTGTTTGGCACCGGCAACACCGGCATCAACTTCTCCAAATACGAGGATATCCCAGTTGAGGCCAGCGGCGACCGCGTACCGGACTTTATTACAAGC TTCGAGGACGTTAACCTGACGGAAATAACTCGCGCGAACATAAGCCACGCCCGCTACGACAAGCCGACGCCGGTGCAGAAGTACGCGATCCCGATCGTGCTCGCGCACCGCGACTTGATGGCGTGCGCGCAGACCGGCTCCGGGAAGACCGCCGCCTTCCTAGTGCCCATACTCAACCAGATGTACGAAGCCGGGCCTGTCAAGCACACGGG CCCGTACAACCGGCGAAAGCAGTATCCACTTGGATTGGTTCTGGCTCCCACTCGCGAGCTCGCCACGCAGATATTCGACGAAGCGCGCAAGTTTGCTTACCGCTCCCGAGTGCGCCCCTGCGTTGT GTACGGAGGGTCGCCGATCCACGAGCAGTTCCGCGAGCTGGAGCGCGGCTGCCACCTGCTGGTGGCGACGCCCGGGCGGCTGGTGGACATGCTGGCGCGCGGCCGCGTGGCGCTCGACCACTGCCGCCATCTCGTGCTCGACGAGGCCGATCGCATGCTGGACATGGGCTTCGAGCCGCAGATCCGCAAGATCGTCGAGTACCACACCATGCCCAAGACCGGCGAGCGGCAGACCCTCATGTTCTCGGCGACCTTCCCCAAGCAGATTCAAGTGCTGGCGCAGGACTTCCTCAGCAACTACGTCTTCCTCGCGGTCGGACGCGTTGGGTCCACGTCGGAAAACATCACCCAGAAG GTGGTCTGGGTAGAAGAGTCACAAAAGCGCTCGTTCTTGTTGGATTTGCTGAACGCCTCCAACTTACTGAAGAACTCGCGCCCCGAGGAGGATCAGCTTACTCTCGTGTTCGTGGAGACTAAGAAAG GCGCTGACCAGCTTGAGGAATACTTGGACAACGACGGGTACCCGGTGACGTCGATCCACGGCGACCGCACGCAGCGCGAGCGAGAGGAGGCGCTGCGTCGCTTCCGCACCGGACAGACGCCCATCCTGGTCGCTACCGCCGTCGCCGCCAGAG GTCTGGACATACCGCACGTGCGTCACGTGATCAACTTCGATTTGCCTTCGGACGTGGAGGAATACGTGCATCGTATCGGGCGTACCGGCCGCATGGGCAACCTTGGCGTCGCTACGTCATTCTTCAACGACTCCAACCGCGGGCTGGCGCGCGACCTCGTCGAGCTGCTGGTCGAAGCCAAGCAGGATGTGCCCAA TTGGCTGACAAGCACCGCAGCAGATGGCCGACTGGGCGGCGGCGGACGGCGCGCCGGCAGCCGTTCcggcggcggaggcggcggcggcggccggttcaacagcggcagcggcagcggctTCGGCGCGCGCGATTTCCGTACGCAGTCGCGCCAGCCCCCGCGCAGCGCTGGGCCTTCTTCCATTGGCTCTG GTTTCGCATACGGCGGCGGCGGTGGATCGTACGGTGGCAACTACGGCGGCTCGTACGGCGGCGGTGGCGGAGGCGGCAGCAGCGGCGGCCAGGACTGGTGGGGGGACTCGTaa
- the bel gene encoding ATP-dependent RNA helicase bel isoform X1: MSNVTNQNGTGLEQQLAGLDLQHQAPKSANPYIPPPLRRQLQPNASHGEESKRSSLDERPSESRDNRSSLGGGSRGYDRGGRRDDRDRDREHDYDRGYDSRYPRRDRGRDSGYQNGDSDRWAENDRWGDRGRGGGGGSGGGSAGGSGGGSGGGRERGMERDIRRDEDYNEPPPPRNDRWKEPEPRSDDRGNSRWASDDVRRTSSRRDENDWTIPLPRDERQELELFGTGNTGINFSKYEDIPVEASGDRVPDFITSFEDVNLTEITRANISHARYDKPTPVQKYAIPIVLAHRDLMACAQTGSGKTAAFLVPILNQMYEAGPVKHTGPYNRRKQYPLGLVLAPTRELATQIFDEARKFAYRSRVRPCVVYGGSPIHEQFRELERGCHLLVATPGRLVDMLARGRVALDHCRHLVLDEADRMLDMGFEPQIRKIVEYHTMPKTGERQTLMFSATFPKQIQVLAQDFLSNYVFLAVGRVGSTSENITQKVVWVEESQKRSFLLDLLNASNLLKNSRPEEDQLTLVFVETKKGADQLEEYLDNDGYPVTSIHGDRTQREREEALRRFRTGQTPILVATAVAARGLDIPHVRHVINFDLPSDVEEYVHRIGRTGRMGNLGVATSFFNDSNRGLARDLVELLVEAKQDVPNWLTSTAADGRLGGGGRRAGSRSGGGGGGGGRFNSGSGSGFGARDFRTQSRQPPRSAGPSSIGSGFAYGGGGGSYGGNYGGSYGGGGGGGSSGGQDWWGDS; this comes from the exons CTTGCTGGTCTGGACTTGCAGCACCAAGCTCCTAAGAGTGCTAACCCCTACATCCCCCCGCCTCTGCGTCGGCAGTTGCAGCCTAACGCTTCACACG GGGAAGAGTCTAAGCGTTCAAGCTTAGACGAGCGTCCTAGCGAGTCAAGAGACAACCGTTCATCATTGGGAGGCGGCTCTAGAGGCTACGACCGTGGTGGTCGGCGCGACGaccgcgaccgcgaccgcgAACATGACTACGATCGCGGCTACGATTCGCGATACCCGCGCAGGGACCGCG GTCGCGATTCAGGATATCAGAATGGCGACTCAGATCGCTGGGCTGAGAACGACAGATGGGGGGACCGCGGGCGCGGAGGCGGTGGCGGCAGCGGAGGCGGTAGCGcaggcggcagcggcggcggcagcggcggcgggcgcgagcGCGGCATGGAGCGGGACATCCGCCGTGACGAAGACTACAacgagccgccgccgccgcgcaacGACCGCTGGAAGGAGCCCGAGCCACGCTCGGACGACCGCGGCAACTCGCGCTGGGCCTCCGACGACGTCCGCCGCACGAGCTCTCGCAGGGACGAG AATGACTGGACGATCCCGCTACCTCGCGACGAGCGGCAGGAGCTGGAGTTGTTTGGCACCGGCAACACCGGCATCAACTTCTCCAAATACGAGGATATCCCAGTTGAGGCCAGCGGCGACCGCGTACCGGACTTTATTACAAGC TTCGAGGACGTTAACCTGACGGAAATAACTCGCGCGAACATAAGCCACGCCCGCTACGACAAGCCGACGCCGGTGCAGAAGTACGCGATCCCGATCGTGCTCGCGCACCGCGACTTGATGGCGTGCGCGCAGACCGGCTCCGGGAAGACCGCCGCCTTCCTAGTGCCCATACTCAACCAGATGTACGAAGCCGGGCCTGTCAAGCACACGGG CCCGTACAACCGGCGAAAGCAGTATCCACTTGGATTGGTTCTGGCTCCCACTCGCGAGCTCGCCACGCAGATATTCGACGAAGCGCGCAAGTTTGCTTACCGCTCCCGAGTGCGCCCCTGCGTTGT GTACGGAGGGTCGCCGATCCACGAGCAGTTCCGCGAGCTGGAGCGCGGCTGCCACCTGCTGGTGGCGACGCCCGGGCGGCTGGTGGACATGCTGGCGCGCGGCCGCGTGGCGCTCGACCACTGCCGCCATCTCGTGCTCGACGAGGCCGATCGCATGCTGGACATGGGCTTCGAGCCGCAGATCCGCAAGATCGTCGAGTACCACACCATGCCCAAGACCGGCGAGCGGCAGACCCTCATGTTCTCGGCGACCTTCCCCAAGCAGATTCAAGTGCTGGCGCAGGACTTCCTCAGCAACTACGTCTTCCTCGCGGTCGGACGCGTTGGGTCCACGTCGGAAAACATCACCCAGAAG GTGGTCTGGGTAGAAGAGTCACAAAAGCGCTCGTTCTTGTTGGATTTGCTGAACGCCTCCAACTTACTGAAGAACTCGCGCCCCGAGGAGGATCAGCTTACTCTCGTGTTCGTGGAGACTAAGAAAG GCGCTGACCAGCTTGAGGAATACTTGGACAACGACGGGTACCCGGTGACGTCGATCCACGGCGACCGCACGCAGCGCGAGCGAGAGGAGGCGCTGCGTCGCTTCCGCACCGGACAGACGCCCATCCTGGTCGCTACCGCCGTCGCCGCCAGAG GTCTGGACATACCGCACGTGCGTCACGTGATCAACTTCGATTTGCCTTCGGACGTGGAGGAATACGTGCATCGTATCGGGCGTACCGGCCGCATGGGCAACCTTGGCGTCGCTACGTCATTCTTCAACGACTCCAACCGCGGGCTGGCGCGCGACCTCGTCGAGCTGCTGGTCGAAGCCAAGCAGGATGTGCCCAA TTGGCTGACAAGCACCGCAGCAGATGGCCGACTGGGCGGCGGCGGACGGCGCGCCGGCAGCCGTTCcggcggcggaggcggcggcggcggccggttcaacagcggcagcggcagcggctTCGGCGCGCGCGATTTCCGTACGCAGTCGCGCCAGCCCCCGCGCAGCGCTGGGCCTTCTTCCATTGGCTCTG GTTTCGCATACGGCGGCGGCGGTGGATCGTACGGTGGCAACTACGGCGGCTCGTACGGCGGCGGTGGCGGAGGCGGCAGCAGCGGCGGCCAGGACTGGTGGGGGGACTCGTaa